In the Campylobacter showae genome, one interval contains:
- a CDS encoding flagellar basal body rod modification protein: MANGLETNNFTVNNQAAKKSADALQKAAGTNPNAQLDKDAFMKLLLTELQYQDPTSPMDTEKMLTQTSQLASLEMQENTNKMMQKLADQLKNSTNMYAVGVLGKMAKIGDSGIVKEEGSGVKFAGFLESAAKGGTINIRDNNGKLVRTLEFGEAKAGANTFEWDGKDSAGNDAKAGTYSVEINYVDLAGKARSGGVGNYLVEGVKFIDGVAQVKVGGQYVSIDKVKEFTEPKKG, encoded by the coding sequence ATGGCAAACGGACTAGAAACCAATAACTTCACGGTAAACAACCAAGCCGCCAAAAAATCGGCGGACGCCCTACAAAAGGCCGCAGGCACCAATCCAAACGCCCAGCTAGACAAGGACGCTTTTATGAAACTTCTTTTGACCGAACTTCAGTATCAAGACCCGACAAGTCCGATGGATACGGAAAAAATGCTAACTCAAACCAGCCAGCTAGCCTCGCTCGAGATGCAGGAAAATACAAACAAAATGATGCAAAAGCTAGCCGACCAGCTAAAAAATAGCACCAATATGTACGCCGTCGGAGTGCTCGGCAAGATGGCTAAAATCGGCGATAGCGGTATCGTAAAAGAAGAAGGCTCGGGCGTCAAATTTGCGGGATTTTTAGAAAGCGCGGCAAAAGGCGGTACGATAAACATAAGAGACAACAACGGCAAACTCGTAAGAACGCTGGAGTTTGGCGAAGCAAAAGCTGGCGCAAATACATTCGAGTGGGACGGCAAGGATAGCGCAGGCAACGACGCAAAAGCAGGCACCTACTCAGTAGAGATAAACTACGTAGATCTCGCAGGTAAAGCTAGAAGCGGCGGCGTAGGCAACTACCTAGTAGAGGGCGTCAAATTTATCGACGGCGTCGCGCAAGTAAAGGTCGGCGGACAATACGTCAGCATCGACAAAGTAAAAGAATTTACCGAGCCGAAAAAAGGATAA
- a CDS encoding flagellar hook protein FlgE, with translation MVRSLYNGVSGVRTQGFGMDVWANNVSNINNVGFTASIPEFKSIFYQTSIAAGNNPTQDQVGLGATGMTTALSFYKQGPFMKTDNDLDMAIGGKGFFGVTNGSGTYYTRAGSFGVDKDRYLVTNQGNYVLGTQNALTQVAPSPGAIEAFGRVNSTAAVTQAYTPSIDTTDLDLGDIGSQGKIRLPEFLYLPTKPTSKLTFKGNLDSSFKTEPITLPVDAATYNSNIDNASRTINLRGQVTADTTITRPRKGDLITVTATDANGKTAEFSAPIDENGNWSISQKFENDFDLAAAPNLTAKINTTKEAANQEKYKTELLSADGTKNTLELTLTKRVPQGANGTVWDAVVTVKDASGAVVSNSNGELNFDHEGRLVSTTLASVDSNGSQIKLDFGTPAAAGQIYSGVTSTAQAKSISIAQDGVPEGILKDYHTNNSGNILAQFTNGQVRSVGKVALYHFQNEQGLAKMGDNIYSQSANSGAAFFYKDAGGKSIYGAQIASRALEQSNVDLAQALTEIIVTQKAYDANAKSITTSNEMLQRAIELKR, from the coding sequence ATGGTAAGAAGCCTATATAACGGCGTTAGCGGCGTCAGAACGCAGGGGTTTGGTATGGACGTTTGGGCAAATAACGTCTCTAACATAAACAACGTAGGCTTCACCGCTTCGATACCCGAATTTAAAAGCATCTTTTATCAAACCTCCATCGCCGCGGGCAATAACCCGACGCAGGACCAAGTCGGCCTTGGCGCTACGGGCATGACGACGGCGCTTAGCTTTTATAAGCAAGGCCCGTTTATGAAAACCGATAACGACCTAGATATGGCGATCGGCGGCAAAGGATTTTTTGGCGTGACAAACGGCTCGGGCACCTACTATACGCGCGCCGGTAGCTTTGGCGTAGATAAAGACAGATATCTCGTAACAAATCAGGGCAACTACGTCCTAGGTACGCAAAACGCGCTAACCCAGGTCGCTCCTAGTCCGGGCGCGATAGAGGCTTTTGGTAGAGTAAACAGCACGGCTGCAGTCACGCAGGCCTACACGCCAAGCATTGATACGACAGATCTTGACCTTGGCGACATCGGCTCTCAGGGCAAGATTCGCCTACCGGAGTTTTTGTATCTACCGACCAAACCGACCTCAAAGCTAACTTTTAAAGGCAATCTCGACTCATCTTTTAAAACTGAGCCTATCACATTGCCAGTCGATGCGGCAACCTACAATAGCAACATAGATAACGCCTCTAGAACCATAAATTTACGAGGACAAGTCACGGCTGATACTACGATAACTCGCCCAAGAAAAGGCGATCTAATCACCGTAACGGCAACCGACGCAAACGGCAAAACGGCTGAATTTAGCGCTCCGATCGACGAAAACGGCAACTGGAGCATAAGTCAAAAATTCGAAAATGATTTCGACCTAGCCGCGGCGCCGAATTTGACGGCTAAGATAAACACGACCAAAGAAGCGGCGAATCAAGAAAAATACAAAACCGAACTTTTAAGCGCCGACGGCACGAAAAATACTCTAGAACTAACGCTAACAAAACGCGTCCCTCAGGGTGCCAACGGTACGGTTTGGGATGCGGTGGTAACAGTAAAAGACGCGAGCGGCGCAGTAGTCTCAAACTCTAACGGCGAGTTAAATTTCGACCACGAGGGCAGACTGGTTAGCACGACTCTAGCTTCGGTAGACAGTAACGGCTCACAAATCAAGCTAGACTTCGGTACTCCAGCGGCTGCGGGTCAAATTTACTCGGGCGTCACCAGCACCGCGCAAGCAAAAAGCATCTCGATCGCTCAAGACGGCGTGCCAGAGGGTATTTTAAAGGATTATCACACTAATAATTCTGGCAATATATTGGCGCAGTTTACAAACGGTCAAGTCCGCTCCGTCGGCAAAGTCGCGCTCTATCACTTCCAAAACGAGCAAGGCCTTGCAAAAATGGGCGATAATATCTATTCGCAAAGCGCAAACTCCGGCGCGGCCTTTTTCTACAAAGACGCGGGCGGCAAAAGCATCTACGGCGCCCAAATCGCCAGTCGTGCGCTCGAGCAGTCAAACGTCGATCTAGCGCAGGCCCTAACGGAGATCATCGTCACGCAAAAAGCCTACGACGCTAATGCCAAGAGCATAACGACTAGCAACGAAATGCTCCAGCGCGCAATCGAGCTAAAGCGCTAA
- the typA gene encoding translational GTPase TypA — translation MEKIRNIAVIAHVDHGKTTMVDELLKQSGTFNEHQAVGERVMDSNDIERERGITILSKNTAIRYKDTKINIIDTPGHADFGGEVERVLKMVDGVLLLVDAQEGVMPQTKFVVKKALSLGLRPIVVVNKIDKPAADPDRVINEIFDLFVALEANDEQLEFPVVYAAARNGYAKLNLADENVNMQPLFETILSHVPAPSGDINNPLQLQVFTLDYDNYVGKIGIARIFNGKISKNQNVMLAKADGTKTTGRISKLIGFLGLERRDIDEAQVGDIVAIAGFEALDVGDSVVDPNSPMPLDPLKIEEPTLSVVFSVNDSPLAGTEGKHVTSNKLDERLASEMKTNIAMRYENIGEGKFKVSGRGELQITILAENMRREGFEFCLGRPEVIIKEIEGVRCEPFELLVCDVPDEFSGTVIEKLGRRKAEMVSMHPTGDGQTRIEFEIPARGLIGFRSQFLTDTKGEGIMNHSFLEFRPLIGSVEHRSNGALVSMENGVTLAYSLWNLQDRGILFVDPQTKTYVGMIIGEHSRPNDLDVNPIKGKNLTNVRASGSDDAIKLVPPRKLSLERALEWIEEDELVEVTPSNIRVRKRYLDPTMRRRMAKTKE, via the coding sequence TTGGAAAAGATACGAAACATCGCCGTCATCGCTCACGTCGATCACGGCAAAACTACGATGGTTGACGAGCTTTTGAAACAATCGGGTACTTTTAACGAGCACCAAGCCGTCGGCGAACGCGTGATGGATAGCAACGACATCGAGCGCGAGCGCGGCATCACGATCCTCTCGAAAAACACCGCGATCCGCTACAAAGACACCAAAATCAACATCATCGACACCCCGGGCCACGCCGATTTTGGCGGCGAGGTAGAGCGCGTGCTAAAGATGGTCGACGGCGTTTTGCTGCTCGTAGACGCGCAAGAAGGCGTAATGCCGCAGACTAAATTCGTCGTAAAAAAGGCTCTCTCGCTCGGCCTTCGCCCGATCGTCGTCGTAAATAAAATCGACAAACCCGCAGCCGATCCAGACCGCGTGATAAACGAGATTTTCGATCTTTTCGTGGCGCTTGAGGCAAACGACGAGCAGCTAGAGTTTCCTGTCGTTTACGCGGCGGCTAGAAACGGCTATGCGAAGCTAAATTTGGCCGACGAAAACGTAAATATGCAGCCGCTTTTCGAGACGATTTTGTCTCACGTTCCGGCTCCTAGCGGCGATATAAACAACCCTTTGCAGCTTCAAGTTTTCACGCTTGATTACGACAACTACGTCGGTAAAATCGGCATCGCGCGTATCTTTAACGGTAAAATTTCTAAAAACCAAAACGTTATGCTCGCTAAAGCCGACGGCACGAAAACGACGGGTAGGATTTCAAAACTCATCGGCTTTTTGGGTCTTGAGCGCCGCGATATAGACGAGGCGCAAGTGGGCGATATCGTGGCGATAGCAGGCTTTGAGGCGCTGGACGTGGGCGATAGCGTCGTGGATCCAAACTCTCCGATGCCGCTTGATCCGCTAAAAATCGAGGAGCCTACGCTTAGCGTCGTGTTTAGCGTAAATGATAGCCCGCTAGCCGGTACCGAGGGCAAGCACGTAACCTCAAACAAACTCGACGAACGCCTAGCTAGCGAGATGAAAACCAATATCGCGATGCGCTACGAAAACATCGGCGAGGGTAAATTTAAGGTTAGCGGGCGCGGCGAGCTGCAAATCACGATTTTGGCCGAAAACATGCGCCGCGAGGGCTTTGAGTTTTGCCTCGGACGTCCGGAAGTCATCATCAAAGAGATCGAGGGCGTGCGCTGCGAGCCGTTTGAGCTGCTAGTGTGCGACGTACCTGACGAGTTTAGCGGCACCGTGATCGAAAAGCTCGGACGCAGAAAGGCCGAGATGGTCTCGATGCACCCGACCGGCGACGGGCAGACGAGGATCGAGTTTGAGATCCCTGCGCGCGGTCTCATCGGCTTTAGAAGCCAGTTTTTGACCGATACGAAAGGCGAGGGTATCATGAACCACAGCTTCCTCGAGTTTCGCCCGCTCATCGGTAGCGTCGAGCACCGAAGCAACGGTGCTCTAGTGTCGATGGAAAACGGCGTGACGCTAGCGTATAGCCTCTGGAACTTGCAAGATCGCGGCATCCTTTTTGTCGATCCGCAAACCAAGACCTACGTAGGCATGATCATCGGCGAGCACAGCCGTCCAAACGATCTGGACGTAAACCCGATCAAAGGCAAAAACCTAACCAACGTACGCGCTAGCGGCTCTGACGACGCTATCAAGCTCGTACCGCCTAGAAAGCTCAGTCTAGAGCGCGCTCTGGAGTGGATCGAGGAGGACGAGCTAGTCGAAGTCACGCCTTCAAACATACGCGTGCGCAAACGCTATCTAGATCCGACTATGCGCCGCAGAATGGCAAAAACAAAAGAATAA
- a CDS encoding flagellar hook-length control protein FliK: MQTTQNDILSFDASIKGGVKKQSKNAQKGGKEDGEFLSMVLDAAAKKGENLSEEDLKEMAKAVNLSTQTAQNQQTKAPIQSTDVKEILGEEAAENLFENATFMQLLQILEMLSGGEKISKFPNFENRLAKALSNETTLNELRGAKNLNELIEIANKLNLGLENIEVTQVQADELGEKFPSLAKKDFFEPVTPKKNFAFSELKNKVEEAINANEPEPKDTLNKLLQEVSKPKTQSNETTTVNKVEEVSEENISALNAKNVKEKPENNSAADEILKADKKEEKRVNLQSLLYPEREQDQGEQTEQNSNQNSDSELNAMVKDVISNAKAQTRNFQAVRETFDNFSSNLKEQVAAYKSPFMRFNITLNPLNLGEVEITMVNRGNNLHINFNSNTQTMNLFLQNQAEFKNSLVNMGFTELEMNFSDQNQPKKEQGQKGYKGSKFSSDDTEQGERTAPRLELVIPRYV, from the coding sequence ATGCAGACTACTCAAAACGATATTTTATCATTTGACGCGAGCATCAAAGGCGGCGTGAAAAAACAGAGCAAAAATGCGCAAAAAGGCGGCAAAGAGGACGGCGAGTTTCTCTCTATGGTGCTAGATGCGGCCGCTAAAAAGGGCGAAAATTTAAGCGAAGAAGATCTAAAAGAGATGGCAAAAGCGGTAAATTTATCCACCCAAACGGCTCAAAATCAGCAAACTAAAGCGCCCATCCAAAGCACGGACGTAAAAGAAATTTTAGGCGAGGAAGCGGCGGAAAATTTGTTTGAAAATGCGACCTTTATGCAGCTTTTGCAAATTTTAGAGATGCTTAGCGGCGGCGAGAAAATCAGCAAATTTCCAAATTTCGAAAATCGCCTAGCCAAAGCGCTATCAAACGAAACGACTCTAAACGAGCTAAGGGGAGCTAAAAATCTAAACGAGCTAATAGAGATTGCAAATAAGCTAAATTTGGGTCTGGAAAATATCGAAGTGACGCAGGTTCAGGCCGACGAGCTAGGCGAGAAATTTCCGAGTTTGGCGAAAAAAGATTTCTTTGAACCCGTAACTCCTAAGAAAAATTTTGCATTTAGCGAGCTAAAAAACAAGGTCGAAGAGGCCATAAACGCAAACGAGCCAGAGCCAAAAGATACGCTAAATAAGCTACTGCAAGAAGTTTCTAAACCAAAAACCCAGAGCAATGAAACAACGACCGTAAACAAAGTAGAAGAGGTAAGCGAAGAAAATATAAGCGCGCTAAACGCCAAGAACGTAAAAGAAAAGCCGGAGAACAATAGTGCGGCGGATGAAATTTTAAAAGCCGATAAAAAAGAAGAAAAACGGGTAAATTTGCAGTCTCTTTTGTATCCGGAAAGAGAGCAAGATCAAGGCGAGCAGACCGAACAAAATAGCAATCAAAATAGCGATAGCGAACTAAACGCGATGGTAAAAGACGTGATCTCAAACGCAAAGGCTCAAACTAGAAATTTCCAAGCCGTGCGCGAGACGTTTGACAACTTTAGCTCAAATTTGAAAGAACAAGTCGCGGCCTACAAATCGCCTTTCATGCGCTTTAACATCACGCTAAATCCGCTAAATTTAGGCGAAGTCGAGATCACGATGGTAAATCGCGGCAACAATCTGCACATAAATTTCAACTCAAACACGCAGACGATGAACCTCTTTTTACAAAATCAGGCCGAGTTTAAAAACAGCCTCGTAAATATGGGCTTTACCGAGCTTGAGATGAACTTTAGCGATCAAAATCAGCCTAAAAAAGAGCAAGGGCAAAAAGGCTACAAAGGCTCCAAATTTAGCTCCGACGATACCGAGCAAGGCGAACGGACTGCACCTCGTTTAGAGCTCGTCATTCCCCGATACGTGTAA
- a CDS encoding ribonucleotide-diphosphate reductase subunit beta, whose translation MNRKRIYNPSSNENLTDRRVFNGNPHGILNFTKAKYQWALKLWDLMEANTWFPKEVDTSGDVRDYAYNLTQAEKRMYDLVWSQLISMDSFQTNNLADNINPYITAPEINACLARQAYEEANHSKSYAVMVEAICDNTDLIYEMEKHDEVLREKNDYISSVYEELAGEVTDEKLLLAMVANQILEGIYFYSGFTAIYALARAGKMLGSAQMIRFIQRDEITHLLLFQNMINSVRAERPDLFTPETEAKIYDMFERAGELEIKWGKYITQNQIMGFTDDIIEQYIRYLIDQRLVAIGLKRRYNVAHPIKWVDDFAKFNDQKSNFFEAKVTNYSKGSISFDDF comes from the coding sequence ATGAACCGAAAAAGAATCTACAATCCAAGCTCAAACGAAAATTTGACTGACCGCCGCGTATTTAACGGCAATCCGCACGGCATTTTAAATTTCACCAAGGCAAAATACCAGTGGGCGCTCAAGCTCTGGGACCTGATGGAGGCCAACACGTGGTTTCCAAAAGAGGTCGACACGTCGGGCGACGTACGCGACTACGCCTACAACCTCACGCAGGCCGAAAAGCGCATGTACGATCTAGTTTGGAGTCAGCTCATCTCGATGGATAGCTTCCAGACAAACAACCTGGCCGACAACATCAACCCGTACATCACCGCGCCCGAGATCAACGCCTGCCTAGCGCGCCAAGCATACGAGGAGGCCAACCACTCCAAGTCCTACGCCGTCATGGTCGAGGCCATCTGCGACAACACCGACCTGATCTACGAGATGGAGAAGCACGACGAGGTTTTGCGCGAGAAAAACGACTACATCTCAAGCGTTTACGAGGAGCTTGCGGGCGAAGTCACGGACGAAAAGCTGCTACTTGCCATGGTGGCGAATCAAATTTTAGAAGGTATTTATTTTTATAGCGGTTTTACGGCGATCTATGCGCTGGCGCGTGCCGGCAAGATGCTAGGCAGCGCGCAGATGATCCGCTTTATCCAGCGCGACGAGATCACGCATCTACTGCTATTTCAAAACATGATAAACAGCGTCCGCGCCGAGCGTCCCGATCTTTTTACGCCTGAGACGGAAGCTAAAATTTACGATATGTTCGAGCGCGCGGGCGAGCTTGAGATCAAATGGGGCAAATACATTACGCAAAACCAGATCATGGGCTTTACCGACGACATCATCGAGCAATACATCCGCTACCTCATCGACCAGCGCCTAGTCGCCATCGGGCTAAAGCGCCGCTACAACGTCGCTCACCCGATCAAATGGGTCGATGAT